The segment TCACaatcttctcttccttttcaGCTTTATTCAGAGCTTGTTTctcaacaagaagaagaggaaactCTTTATCAACTGGCAAGAACGAGCCGTCGAAGAACTCACGGATTTCCACATGTAAATCAATGCATTCATAAGTATCCATGACCGAAGATCCAATACATTGTAGGCATAGCCACCGATCATCACCAAGCATCACAAAGTTTGTTCCCCTAGGCTACAAACAACATTAAAAGAAAGTGCCAAAAGTGACCAAGACTATTCCCTTGTAACACAActcaattaattaattagtaCCTCTAATCTTTCACAGCTGCAACACTTGGCAGTTCCATCCCTATCATGACAAGGACAGTATTTCTCCTTCCAGAACGGATGCTCGTTGTACTTTATACCTTCTTCTGTTGGAGGAATCTGAAAGAACAACAAGATCTGTACAGTTAACATGTTATATCCATAAAAGTCATAAAGAGACCAATTATTTTTCACTTAAGTACAAACTGTACTTTCATTACATAAGACAACAGAGCTAGTGAGAAATTTATATACCTTCTTTTGGCAGACACAGCAGGTAGGATGACGGTGCTCCTTATAGCAAGATTTGTGAAATTTTCCTCTTTTTGCAATCTAAGGAAGGAGTAACTAATATTAAAGCAGCGATCACTATAATATATCTCTAACTGGTATTATTGTGATCTTGAAACCTTGTCCAGAGCAATTGATTTGTGACAATGAAGGCAACATAGACAATGAGGATGCCAAAGATCACCAAAGGCTTTGACAGATAGTCCATCTTTGATCTCAGATTTGCAACCATTGCATATGCTAcaagtaaaaagtaaaaacatatatttcaaGATTTTGAGAGATAGAAAttgcaaagaaacaaaaagaaaacccCCTTAGTTTAGATACTCAATTTCACATCCCATAAGCATTACCTAGGAGGAGCAACTTCTTTGTCTTTGGAATGCTTAAATTGTCCCTCCTCCtccacttgctttcttttgCCTTCCTCCTTTGACTTTTCTAGTCTTCTCTTTTCCTCCTCTTTCTGAAACAGCTTCAAGCTTTCTTCCATTACCTTATTCATCTCAATCTGTTCAGTATCCacttgatcatcatcatcatcatccacttgctttctttttccttCCTCCTTTGACTCTTGTAATCTTCTCTCTGCCACCTCTTTCTCAAACTGCTTCAAGCTCATTTCTTTTGCTCTCTCAGTCTGAACCTGTTCAGCTTTTTCTCTTTTCTGACGTACGATGCCATCTTCTTTTTCATGCCTTGATATTTTGATGACCGTTTTATAATGATCCTGCAGGGTTTCAGATCACCAAAAGCAAAAGAAGAACCACGCTTTTCAtgtcaaaatttattaatatacgcaaaaaaatcttaaaaaaaagaaaaagataaccTCAGATGGATCGTCTTGTTTAGTAGATGAACTGAAGCAGGAGAACCACCCCATACTCTGTAACTCCCTTCTTCACCACCGTCTAGAGGgaacacaaaagaaaaacacgAACAAACCCCCCCTAGAACTCGTTGCTTTCATTTAATTGGAAACTTCGTCGCAGTTTCCATGGGAGTTTTcagaaatttctagaaatatttgAGAGAGACTTTTTTGCATTCATGTTTTGAATTTATCGCGAGAGGGGGGAGCAATGGTGAGAGACAGACAGATATTAGGGGAAGCAGAAGAGGAAGACTATAAACACCAGTGGTCTAGcctcttttatcttttttttttttttttttttttttgtaacaagcCTCTTTTATCtttcataagttttttttttaatacaaaggGAAAGATAAATAACTACTACTGTCTTATAAAATGTTAATTAAAGGAAAACTTGCAGAGAATGCATATAAAAGTCGATTTCCAAACTTGAATTTGAgggttttatgtatttttttagtttaaacaCTTATATCTTCACATTTcctcttgcttttttttttgtcatgctAACTCATCAAAGAATTGTGTATATATGTTAAGGATGtatgatgttttttttgtttgtaacatAGAATGTGTGATGGTTATATGCCAACATTGTGTCCAAAATGTGCTGACTTGTATGtctttgtatttctttttttttcatctgaTAATATTTATTCAAAGATGAAATACAAAGTTTAATATATAAACTGGTTGATAACAGAAATctcaagaaacaaaaactcaaaGACAAATTACGAACACAACACAAACAAAACATAGAATACacacaacaaacaaaaactatATACACAAAAGCAACACAAGCAAGCCCTTTGTTACTTCTacgttgtttttattttaataataagatatatatagtatttctacattatatatatttagatccAATGACAGGGAACGTCAACTATTTTACAGACAAATAATTAATACCGTagtaaagat is part of the Brassica rapa cultivar Chiifu-401-42 chromosome A09, CAAS_Brap_v3.01, whole genome shotgun sequence genome and harbors:
- the LOC103837701 gene encoding protein DA1-related 3 isoform X2 — protein: MGWFSCFSSSTKQDDPSEDGIVRQKREKAEQVQTERAKEMSLKQFEKEVAERRLQESKEEGKRKQVDDDDDDQVDTEQIEMNKVMEESLKLFQKEEEKRRLEKSKEEGKRKQVEEEGQFKHSKDKEVAPPSICNGCKSEIKDGLSVKAFGDLWHPHCLCCLHCHKSIALDKIAKRGKFHKSCYKEHRHPTCCVCQKKIPPTEEGIKYNEHPFWKEKYCPCHDRDGTAKCCSCERLEPRGTNFVMLGDDRWLCLQCIGSSVMDTYECIDLHVEIREFFDGSFLPVDKEFPLLLVEKQALNKAEKEEKIDYQHAVVTRGICLSEEQSVTSVKERPKRGPNNTLINMVTETQMVSGCEVTAILIIYGLPRLLTGYILAHEMMHAYLRLNGYKNLKLELEEGLCQVLGLRWLESHTFSSDDATAASSSSNAPPAAASTLKKGDDWSDFEKKLAEFCIHQIKEDDSPVYGLGFKQVHEIWVSNHYILKDTLKDIVNASKNAPVSKF
- the LOC103837701 gene encoding protein DA1-related 3 isoform X1, with translation MGWFSCFSSSTKQDDPSEDHYKTVIKISRHEKEDGIVRQKREKAEQVQTERAKEMSLKQFEKEVAERRLQESKEEGKRKQVDDDDDDQVDTEQIEMNKVMEESLKLFQKEEEKRRLEKSKEEGKRKQVEEEGQFKHSKDKEVAPPSICNGCKSEIKDGLSVKAFGDLWHPHCLCCLHCHKSIALDKIAKRGKFHKSCYKEHRHPTCCVCQKKIPPTEEGIKYNEHPFWKEKYCPCHDRDGTAKCCSCERLEPRGTNFVMLGDDRWLCLQCIGSSVMDTYECIDLHVEIREFFDGSFLPVDKEFPLLLVEKQALNKAEKEEKIDYQHAVVTRGICLSEEQSVTSVKERPKRGPNNTLINMVTETQMVSGCEVTAILIIYGLPRLLTGYILAHEMMHAYLRLNGYKNLKLELEEGLCQVLGLRWLESHTFSSDDATAASSSSNAPPAAASTLKKGDDWSDFEKKLAEFCIHQIKEDDSPVYGLGFKQVHEIWVSNHYILKDTLKDIVNASKNAPVSKF